From Streptomyces qinzhouensis, one genomic window encodes:
- a CDS encoding helix-turn-helix transcriptional regulator, which produces MSGNQLGEFLRARRSLLQPDDVGLAATRARRVAGLRREEVAVLAGVSADYYARLEQGRERHPSGQVIDAIARALRLEDDAHRHAYRLAGLTPKTEQRPGPPDQDRVDPGLMRLMDALPTAVAYIVNRRLDILASNALADALLAPLADRHSMVRTLFRDPSARELFADWHAVARDTVEALRLAAGHDQHDPDINTLVVELLAESTEFAALWRDHRVSGLGSKTKVFNHPDVGRITLAYQAFEVQGTPGQYLLAGTAESGSADADSLALLGSRHTGGRSRQRPTTRPTTTKTVPGAEAAPVDPDSASFDSRPA; this is translated from the coding sequence ATGAGCGGTAACCAGCTGGGAGAGTTCCTGCGCGCCCGCCGTTCCCTGCTCCAGCCCGACGATGTCGGGCTGGCCGCCACCCGTGCGCGGCGGGTCGCCGGACTGCGCCGCGAGGAGGTGGCCGTCCTGGCCGGCGTCAGCGCCGACTACTACGCACGGCTGGAGCAGGGCCGGGAGAGACACCCGTCGGGCCAGGTGATCGACGCCATCGCCCGCGCGCTGCGGCTGGAGGACGACGCCCACCGGCACGCCTACCGTCTGGCCGGCCTGACCCCGAAGACCGAACAGCGCCCCGGTCCCCCTGATCAGGACCGTGTTGACCCCGGCCTGATGCGGTTGATGGACGCCCTCCCCACCGCCGTCGCGTACATCGTCAACCGGCGGCTGGACATCCTCGCCTCCAACGCCCTCGCCGACGCGCTGCTGGCACCGCTGGCCGACCGCCACAGCATGGTCCGTACCCTGTTCCGCGACCCGTCCGCCCGGGAGCTGTTTGCCGACTGGCATGCGGTCGCCCGTGACACGGTCGAGGCGCTGCGGCTGGCCGCCGGGCACGACCAGCACGATCCCGACATCAACACCCTGGTTGTCGAACTCCTCGCCGAAAGCACGGAATTCGCGGCTCTCTGGCGCGACCACCGGGTCAGTGGACTGGGAAGCAAGACCAAGGTGTTCAACCACCCGGACGTGGGGCGGATCACCCTCGCCTACCAGGCATTCGAGGTCCAGGGAACACCAGGACAGTATCTGCTGGCCGGAACCGCAGAATCAGGGAGCGCGGACGCCGACTCACTCGCCCTGCTCGGATCCCGCCACACCGGAGGTCGGTCACGGCAGCGCCCGACCACACGGCCCACCACGACCAAGACGGTGCCAGGCGCAGAGGCAGCGCCCGTCGATCCCGACAGCGCCAGTTTCGACAGCCGGCCTGCCTGA
- a CDS encoding IS30 family transposase produces MDFEIRKDRSKKTGLRLAREREEYFRLMGQGVSSREACRIVGIDRRTGKRWRNGFTPSNSKRWRPPVTRLVASAPGPSKHLRQADRIHIADRLREKASIRTIAAELNRSPSTVSREISRNRHPVNGQYRPYAAQARADERRPRPKPGKIGQNPELRDYVQDRLGRRWSPEQIARHLRRDFPDRPEMHVVHETIYQALYVQGRGELRRELTRALRTGRAVRKPRRQAQQRQPRYPAPMVMISERPAEAADRAVPGHWEGDLIIGKDNGSAIGTLVERSTRYLMLVHLPHGRGTELVRDALVDTVKTLPAHLKRSLTWDQGSEMGRHHEFTIATDIPVYFCDPASPWQRGSNENTNGLLRQYFPKGTDLSVHNREHLYAVAAELNGRPRKTLDWETPAERLHKLLATTRQ; encoded by the coding sequence ATGGACTTCGAGATCCGCAAGGACCGGAGCAAGAAGACCGGGCTGAGGCTGGCCCGTGAGCGGGAGGAATACTTCCGCCTCATGGGCCAGGGCGTCAGCAGTCGGGAAGCGTGCCGGATCGTCGGAATCGACCGGCGCACGGGCAAACGCTGGCGGAACGGGTTCACTCCGTCGAACAGTAAGAGGTGGAGGCCGCCGGTCACCAGGCTGGTGGCCTCCGCCCCCGGGCCCTCCAAGCATCTACGGCAAGCCGACCGGATACACATCGCTGACCGGTTGCGGGAGAAGGCGTCTATACGGACCATCGCGGCCGAGCTGAACCGCAGTCCGTCGACCGTCAGCCGCGAGATCAGCCGCAACCGGCACCCCGTCAACGGCCAGTACCGGCCCTACGCCGCCCAGGCCCGAGCCGACGAGCGCCGGCCCCGGCCCAAGCCTGGGAAGATCGGGCAGAACCCTGAGCTGCGGGACTACGTCCAAGACCGCCTGGGAAGACGTTGGAGCCCGGAGCAGATAGCCCGACACCTGCGCCGCGACTTCCCCGACCGGCCGGAGATGCACGTGGTCCACGAGACGATCTACCAGGCCCTCTACGTCCAAGGCCGCGGCGAACTCCGCCGCGAGCTGACCCGCGCCCTGCGCACAGGCCGAGCAGTGCGCAAGCCCCGCCGCCAGGCCCAGCAACGCCAGCCACGCTATCCGGCTCCCATGGTGATGATCAGCGAGCGGCCCGCCGAAGCCGCAGACCGGGCCGTGCCCGGTCACTGGGAAGGCGACCTGATCATCGGGAAGGACAACGGGTCCGCCATCGGCACGCTGGTGGAACGCAGCACGCGCTACCTCATGCTGGTCCACCTGCCCCACGGCCGCGGCACCGAACTCGTCCGTGACGCACTGGTGGACACGGTGAAAACGCTTCCGGCACATCTGAAGCGGTCGCTCACCTGGGATCAGGGCAGCGAGATGGGCCGCCACCACGAGTTCACCATCGCGACCGACATCCCGGTCTACTTCTGCGATCCGGCCAGCCCCTGGCAGCGTGGCTCGAACGAGAACACCAACGGCCTGCTGCGGCAGTACTTCCCCAAAGGCACCGACCTGTCGGTCCACAACCGCGAACACCTCTACGCCGTCGCTGCCGAACTCAACGGCCGCCCACGCAAAACGCTCGACTGGGAAACCCCAGCCGAGCGCCTGCATAAACTGCTCGCCACCACACGTCAGTGA
- a CDS encoding aldehyde dehydrogenase family protein, giving the protein MNAIPELESTGFTLTIGGAAVAAPPACPVVNPIDESVVAHAPSCSDEQLDQAVSAARNALPAWSATSFDMRREALLAVADAVETRVEPLARLLTAEQGKPLADAAGEIRGFCWWLRETAALTLPETVNEDSPDRLSTTRHVPVGVVGAIVPWNYPIGNAAFKIGPALLAGCTVVWKPSPFTPLTSLKVGELLRGVLPPGVLNVVSGEDGLGPRVTSHPGIDMISYTGSTPTGRRVMAGAAPRLKRVTLELGGNDPAIVLPDVDVDHVAAKLFWGAFANSGQVCLAIKRLYIHRDVHEPLKRALASYAASVTVGDGTEPGVRLGPVQNRRQYDRVVDLLRDSRQAGHDFLLGGVPADGPGYLVPLTLVDNPPDDARIVQEEQFGPVLPLLRFDDVEDAVARANTGEYGLGASVWSADAETAAAVGRRLRAGTVWINEVQHLSPHVTFGGHKQSGLGTEGGQEGLLDYTLPQTITIRRR; this is encoded by the coding sequence ATGAACGCGATCCCCGAACTGGAATCCACCGGCTTCACCCTCACCATCGGCGGTGCGGCCGTGGCCGCGCCGCCAGCCTGCCCGGTCGTCAACCCGATCGACGAATCCGTCGTCGCCCACGCCCCGTCCTGCTCCGACGAGCAGCTCGACCAGGCCGTCTCGGCCGCCCGCAACGCCCTCCCGGCCTGGTCGGCGACCTCGTTCGACATGCGCCGCGAGGCTCTGCTGGCGGTCGCCGACGCCGTCGAAACCCGTGTCGAGCCCCTGGCCCGGCTGTTGACGGCCGAGCAGGGCAAGCCCCTGGCCGACGCCGCGGGCGAGATCAGGGGCTTCTGCTGGTGGCTGCGTGAGACCGCCGCCCTGACGCTGCCGGAGACCGTGAACGAGGACAGCCCCGACCGGCTCTCGACCACCCGGCACGTGCCGGTGGGTGTCGTCGGCGCGATCGTGCCGTGGAACTACCCGATCGGGAACGCGGCGTTCAAGATCGGCCCGGCGCTGCTTGCCGGGTGCACCGTGGTCTGGAAGCCGTCCCCGTTCACTCCGCTGACCTCCCTCAAGGTGGGCGAGCTTCTGCGCGGTGTGCTGCCGCCCGGCGTACTGAACGTCGTCTCGGGCGAGGACGGCCTGGGACCGCGCGTCACCTCCCACCCGGGCATCGACATGATCAGTTACACCGGCTCGACGCCGACCGGCCGCCGGGTCATGGCGGGCGCGGCGCCGCGTCTGAAGCGGGTGACGCTGGAGCTGGGCGGCAACGATCCGGCGATCGTGCTCCCGGACGTCGATGTGGACCATGTCGCCGCGAAGCTGTTCTGGGGCGCGTTCGCCAACTCGGGCCAGGTATGCCTGGCCATCAAGCGTCTCTACATCCACCGGGACGTCCACGAGCCGCTGAAGCGGGCCTTGGCCTCATATGCCGCCTCCGTCACCGTCGGCGACGGCACCGAGCCGGGCGTCCGGCTCGGCCCGGTCCAGAACCGCCGTCAGTACGACCGTGTGGTGGACCTGCTGCGCGACTCCCGGCAGGCAGGCCACGATTTCCTCCTCGGCGGAGTCCCTGCGGACGGGCCCGGCTATCTCGTACCACTGACGCTCGTCGACAACCCGCCGGACGACGCGCGCATCGTGCAGGAGGAGCAGTTCGGACCGGTGCTGCCGTTGCTGAGGTTCGACGACGTCGAGGACGCTGTCGCGCGGGCCAACACCGGCGAGTACGGCTTGGGCGCTTCGGTCTGGTCGGCGGACGCCGAGACGGCAGCGGCGGTCGGGCGGCGGCTGCGGGCCGGCACGGTGTGGATCAATGAGGTCCAGCACCTTTCCCCGCATGTCACCTTCGGCGGGCACAAGCAGTCCGGCCTGGGAACCGAAGGCGGCCAGGAGGGGCTGCTGGATTACACGCTGCCGCAGACCATCACGATCCGGCGGCGGTAG
- a CDS encoding recombinase, producing MLHVNPKMLPRLIELEADLLARRTRAEAEGWIGEIEGINLTLTFLRSKRDETQRRAQRPAVHLGIPKPRTTGSNY from the coding sequence ATGCTGCACGTCAACCCCAAGATGCTGCCCCGCCTCATCGAGCTGGAAGCCGACCTGCTCGCCCGCAGAACACGCGCCGAGGCCGAGGGCTGGATCGGTGAGATCGAAGGCATCAACCTCACCCTCACCTTCCTCCGCTCCAAGCGCGACGAGACCCAACGACGAGCCCAGCGACCAGCAGTCCACCTAGGCATCCCTAAGCCACGCACGACCGGATCAAACTACTGA
- a CDS encoding DUF317 domain-containing protein, with protein MAEFHRLYSVAVRPGPAPATGTERAAAAALASPRPATASEPTGTSPETAPARVPALEDHEAVLASFLEAQGEWEKWRTWDDNCTNAVHESQTIRVEFDHEVRHRSDTAWTVAAYETPVGERLWHATATAGTPAPIMSTLLDSLTNGDDAWGHGPTPVTEKTIAEATRPLGEAGWTHTVDGHGITLTAPGSGPHQAGVRFDPLVAHPHPAWTLWSGNPDRPDWTIRLSPYAPAALLQDLAAELAYNAPLYTPRLNPAPPRRTWAVAPTPARSPSAPAQRR; from the coding sequence GTGGCGGAATTCCACCGGCTCTACTCGGTCGCCGTCCGCCCCGGCCCCGCACCGGCCACCGGCACCGAACGCGCCGCAGCCGCCGCCCTTGCCAGTCCACGTCCGGCCACCGCGTCAGAGCCGACCGGCACCTCCCCGGAGACCGCGCCCGCCCGCGTCCCCGCGCTGGAGGACCACGAAGCCGTCCTCGCCTCGTTCCTCGAAGCCCAGGGCGAGTGGGAGAAGTGGCGGACCTGGGACGACAACTGCACCAACGCCGTCCACGAATCGCAGACCATCCGTGTCGAGTTCGACCACGAAGTCCGCCACCGGAGCGACACCGCCTGGACCGTTGCCGCCTACGAGACTCCCGTCGGCGAGCGCCTGTGGCACGCCACCGCCACCGCCGGCACTCCCGCCCCGATCATGAGCACCCTTCTCGACAGCCTCACCAACGGGGACGACGCATGGGGCCACGGCCCCACACCGGTCACCGAGAAGACCATCGCGGAAGCCACACGCCCCCTCGGCGAAGCCGGCTGGACTCACACCGTCGACGGACACGGCATCACCCTCACCGCCCCCGGCTCCGGCCCCCACCAGGCGGGCGTGCGGTTCGACCCGCTCGTCGCGCACCCCCACCCCGCCTGGACCCTGTGGAGCGGCAACCCCGACCGGCCCGACTGGACCATCCGCCTCTCCCCGTACGCCCCCGCAGCCCTCCTGCAGGACCTCGCGGCCGAACTCGCCTACAACGCTCCCCTGTACACACCTCGACTCAACCCCGCACCACCTCGACGTACCTGGGCCGTCGCCCCCACGCCGGCCCGATCGCCCTCCGCCCCCGCGCAGAGACGCTGA
- a CDS encoding DUF6000 family protein — protein MRHANTDPELMDLVRRFVTPGRRYLRLGGSSQRLSGPERVAFMAELVQAASEITPTELDILFEGGWRERKTASWLVVVAGRTEFRSRIGELLLASGGPYAGAAYCVTLATFGDSADAELLCRYLDHYLPRTDLHYDQGFALGALLHLDAVLGTERASRYLAPGGLWHQWTEGPPRRDWDPQGSQQVVEQLCSFASECAALFAGLETGR, from the coding sequence ATGCGTCACGCCAACACTGACCCTGAGCTGATGGATCTCGTCCGCCGGTTCGTCACGCCCGGACGTCGGTACCTTCGGCTGGGCGGGAGCTCACAGCGGTTGAGTGGGCCTGAGCGCGTGGCTTTCATGGCGGAGTTGGTCCAAGCTGCCTCGGAGATCACTCCCACTGAGCTCGACATTCTTTTCGAAGGCGGTTGGCGAGAGCGCAAGACTGCTTCCTGGCTGGTTGTTGTCGCTGGCAGGACCGAGTTCCGCAGCCGCATCGGTGAACTTTTGCTGGCAAGCGGAGGTCCCTATGCTGGCGCTGCCTACTGCGTCACCCTGGCCACGTTCGGCGACAGTGCGGACGCCGAGTTGCTGTGCAGATATCTTGATCACTACTTGCCGAGGACCGACCTTCACTACGATCAAGGGTTTGCTCTGGGCGCACTGCTTCACCTCGATGCTGTCCTCGGGACCGAGCGCGCATCCCGGTACCTTGCCCCGGGTGGCTTGTGGCACCAGTGGACCGAGGGTCCGCCCCGCAGGGACTGGGATCCGCAGGGGTCTCAGCAGGTCGTGGAACAGCTCTGCTCCTTCGCCAGCGAGTGCGCTGCACTCTTCGCCGGACTGGAGACTGGTCGCTGA
- a CDS encoding DNA cytosine methyltransferase — translation MVLDLFAGPGGWSVPLHRWGIREVGLEWDAWACRTRAAAGLLTIRTDIAQYPTWVFTGRVVGLIASPPCQAWSMAGKRLGLLDQPLVHRAVADLAAGRDTRASLLAACRDERSLLAAEPMRYLHALHQSGEPEWVAMEEVPHVLPLWKQYAEVLRTWGFSVWTGILNAADYGVPQTRRRAILLASRTRTAAPPPPTHAAVAEPETLFGPVRDRWVSMAEALGWGATDRPVPTVCAGGGPGGGPEPFPSGSRKALADARDRGTWTARRDSGLVLASRNEGSGWAERHGTRENRPADAPAPTFTAEAHRWSWSLRSNNQSNATVRPVSEPTGTLFFGHRANECVWEANAGDGGAVESIRITAAEAGLLQTFPAAYPWQGTKGAQFSQIGNAVPPRLAVHLLAPHVGRTLTRDDLTLAA, via the coding sequence ATCGTTCTGGATCTGTTCGCGGGTCCGGGCGGCTGGTCGGTCCCCCTTCACCGGTGGGGAATACGGGAAGTCGGCCTGGAATGGGACGCGTGGGCCTGCCGCACGCGGGCCGCCGCCGGGCTGCTCACCATCCGCACCGACATCGCCCAATACCCAACCTGGGTCTTCACCGGGCGCGTCGTAGGGCTGATCGCATCTCCGCCGTGCCAGGCGTGGTCCATGGCCGGCAAGCGCCTCGGTCTGCTCGACCAGCCCCTCGTCCACCGGGCCGTCGCCGACCTCGCCGCCGGACGCGACACCCGCGCCAGCCTGCTCGCCGCCTGCCGGGACGAACGGTCCCTGCTGGCGGCCGAGCCGATGCGCTACCTCCACGCCCTCCACCAGAGCGGCGAACCGGAGTGGGTGGCCATGGAGGAAGTCCCCCACGTCCTCCCCCTGTGGAAGCAGTACGCCGAGGTCCTCCGCACCTGGGGGTTCTCGGTCTGGACCGGGATCCTGAACGCCGCCGACTACGGGGTGCCCCAGACGAGGAGGCGGGCGATTCTCCTCGCCTCCCGTACGCGGACCGCAGCACCTCCGCCGCCGACGCACGCCGCCGTCGCCGAGCCGGAGACCTTGTTCGGGCCGGTCCGGGACCGCTGGGTGTCCATGGCCGAGGCCCTGGGCTGGGGCGCGACCGACCGGCCGGTGCCGACCGTGTGCGCGGGCGGCGGACCCGGGGGCGGGCCGGAGCCCTTCCCCTCCGGTTCCCGCAAGGCCCTGGCCGACGCCCGTGACCGCGGCACCTGGACAGCACGCCGGGACTCCGGCCTGGTGCTCGCCTCCCGCAACGAAGGATCCGGTTGGGCCGAGCGGCACGGCACCCGGGAGAACCGGCCCGCCGATGCCCCGGCGCCCACGTTCACCGCCGAGGCGCACCGCTGGTCGTGGAGTCTTCGGAGCAACAACCAGTCCAACGCCACCGTCCGTCCGGTGAGCGAGCCGACAGGAACGTTGTTCTTCGGGCACCGGGCCAACGAGTGCGTCTGGGAAGCCAATGCCGGGGACGGGGGCGCGGTGGAGTCGATCCGGATCACCGCCGCCGAGGCCGGCCTGTTGCAGACGTTCCCGGCCGCGTATCCGTGGCAGGGCACCAAAGGCGCGCAGTTCTCTCAGATCGGCAACGCCGTCCCCCCGCGGCTGGCGGTCCATCTGCTGGCCCCGCACGTCGGCCGGACCCTCACCCGCGACGACCTCACCCTGGCGGCCTGA
- a CDS encoding DUF5655 domain-containing protein has product MGLRLFSIRCDVTEITPRLAEVEADVQGLVEAHMETMLGVRFLASEYSTGPVHGGRIDSLGLDENGSPVIVEYKRATDAGVIHQGLFYLAWLMDHRSEFQHLVRDRIGAEAAGRVLWSNPRVVCVAGDFTRYDVHAVREHRRSIDLVRYRLYGDDHIALETVASVAGHAGVPRRRRGAGAVAASPRRAAGGAMADLSAAVGEVLLGLGGDVAAVRRKQYTAYRRLRNFVCVPPARQDKLLAYVKVHPGAVDLVPGFTRDVTGLGHHGTGDLEVQLRSERDLERAGELFRLAYAGA; this is encoded by the coding sequence ATGGGTCTGAGGCTGTTCAGTATAAGGTGCGACGTGACGGAGATCACGCCGCGTCTGGCGGAGGTTGAGGCGGATGTTCAGGGCCTGGTCGAGGCTCACATGGAGACGATGCTGGGGGTGCGGTTCCTGGCGAGTGAGTACAGCACCGGGCCGGTCCACGGCGGTCGGATCGACTCGCTGGGCCTCGATGAGAACGGGTCGCCGGTGATCGTCGAGTACAAGCGGGCGACGGACGCCGGGGTCATCCACCAGGGCCTGTTCTACCTGGCGTGGCTGATGGACCACCGTTCGGAGTTTCAGCACCTGGTGCGCGACCGTATCGGTGCCGAAGCCGCCGGGCGGGTCCTGTGGAGCAACCCGCGGGTGGTCTGCGTCGCCGGCGACTTCACCCGCTACGACGTCCACGCCGTGCGCGAGCACCGGCGCAGCATCGACCTCGTCCGCTACCGCCTCTACGGCGATGACCACATCGCACTGGAGACCGTTGCCTCCGTCGCCGGGCACGCCGGAGTGCCCCGCCGCCGAAGGGGCGCGGGTGCTGTTGCAGCGTCGCCTCGCCGGGCGGCCGGTGGGGCGATGGCCGACCTCTCGGCGGCCGTGGGCGAGGTGCTGCTCGGTCTGGGTGGCGATGTGGCGGCGGTGCGGCGCAAGCAGTACACCGCATACCGGCGGCTGCGGAACTTCGTCTGCGTTCCGCCGGCGCGGCAGGACAAGCTCCTCGCCTACGTGAAGGTTCACCCGGGTGCGGTCGATCTCGTGCCGGGGTTCACCCGGGATGTGACGGGGCTCGGCCATCACGGCACGGGGGACCTGGAGGTCCAGCTCCGGTCCGAGCGGGACCTGGAGCGGGCCGGGGAGCTGTTCCGCCTGGCGTACGCGGGGGCGTAG
- a CDS encoding AraC family transcriptional regulator has translation MGAPPYLGSTNPDPLTHTLNVTGARCVLARGLTAGGDWALRFPAPGRLKVHAVLRGVTWLTVDGDERPVLLKSGDVVAFGGGLPYVLAADTSVPPQDALALLGTSPHLFAHAGDEGITDVVSVGAHFELNTAGEDLLLQVLPPVIHLPRDGEEAPTLCWLLEQVLREMSSDRPGSGNVTEYLSHMVFAHVLRAYLARNESFPAGWLRALADERIAPALHLMHTDPARPWQLSELARAAAMSRSAFARAFTSVAGVPPLTYLHQWRMRLAEHTLLHEDTPVSELALSLGYASESAFSHAFKRENGVAPKRYRDTARVPRDRDEVERAVAAAFRKVCQPGGEHSAGR, from the coding sequence ATGGGCGCACCGCCGTATCTGGGATCGACCAATCCCGACCCACTCACCCACACTCTCAATGTCACCGGTGCGCGCTGCGTACTCGCTCGCGGTCTCACCGCCGGCGGAGACTGGGCCCTGCGGTTTCCGGCCCCCGGCAGACTCAAGGTCCACGCCGTGTTGAGGGGCGTCACCTGGCTGACGGTCGACGGCGACGAGCGACCCGTGTTGCTGAAGTCGGGGGATGTGGTGGCCTTCGGCGGAGGTCTGCCCTACGTCCTGGCCGCCGATACGTCCGTGCCCCCGCAGGACGCACTGGCACTGCTCGGAACCTCCCCCCACCTCTTCGCCCACGCCGGAGACGAGGGCATCACCGACGTCGTGTCGGTCGGAGCCCACTTCGAACTGAATACGGCAGGAGAGGACTTGTTGCTCCAGGTGCTGCCCCCGGTGATTCACCTGCCCCGGGACGGCGAGGAGGCACCGACGCTGTGCTGGCTCCTCGAACAGGTGCTGCGCGAGATGAGCTCCGACCGCCCGGGCAGCGGCAACGTGACCGAATACCTCTCCCACATGGTCTTCGCCCACGTCCTGCGTGCCTACCTCGCCCGGAACGAGTCCTTCCCTGCGGGCTGGCTCCGGGCCCTCGCCGACGAACGCATCGCCCCGGCCCTGCACCTGATGCACACCGATCCCGCCCGGCCCTGGCAGCTCTCCGAACTCGCCCGGGCAGCCGCCATGTCACGCAGCGCCTTCGCCAGAGCCTTCACCTCCGTGGCGGGCGTACCACCGCTCACCTACCTCCACCAATGGCGCATGCGCCTGGCCGAACACACCCTGCTCCATGAAGACACACCGGTCTCGGAGCTGGCACTCTCCCTCGGCTACGCCTCCGAGAGCGCCTTCAGCCACGCCTTCAAACGGGAAAACGGAGTCGCCCCCAAGCGCTACCGGGACACCGCCCGTGTGCCACGGGACCGCGACGAAGTCGAACGAGCGGTGGCCGCCGCCTTCAGAAAGGTGTGCCAACCCGGCGGGGAACACTCCGCCGGCCGATGA
- a CDS encoding DUF3592 domain-containing protein — MVSTQILIGGDGAETVLDEGGLRIVDSRTRVEIPLAVIQEAWTDGGHHVEIVLSDSAMHRVDAGNPTAATTFVAALTAALPAQRDPAGSARITVTQLALPEDAEKPATDPKYPRRIVILIALAAAYLGYVIWVAVGQGAKVIAPIVATVPIAFGLGMMLVGGQRTLLHFVLKRRGISVPATLDFKTTDGAAWYKFTDVDGAERTARSKHVGPVARATYDPENPADQLAVEISGMRHLFWAGMWILGSLLPLVGGIAFALTPFTID, encoded by the coding sequence ATGGTCTCTACGCAGATCTTGATCGGCGGCGATGGTGCCGAGACCGTGCTCGACGAGGGCGGTCTCCGGATCGTCGACAGCCGCACCCGCGTGGAGATCCCCCTCGCGGTGATCCAGGAGGCCTGGACCGACGGCGGACACCACGTCGAAATCGTGCTCAGCGACAGCGCCATGCACCGCGTGGACGCCGGCAACCCGACGGCCGCCACCACCTTCGTCGCCGCTCTGACCGCCGCGCTCCCCGCACAGCGGGACCCCGCCGGAAGCGCCCGCATCACGGTCACGCAGCTGGCGTTGCCGGAGGACGCGGAGAAGCCGGCGACGGATCCGAAGTACCCGCGCCGGATCGTCATTCTGATCGCTCTCGCCGCCGCCTACCTCGGCTACGTGATCTGGGTCGCCGTCGGCCAAGGGGCGAAGGTCATCGCCCCCATCGTCGCGACTGTCCCGATCGCCTTCGGCCTCGGGATGATGCTCGTCGGGGGGCAGAGGACGCTGCTCCACTTCGTACTCAAGCGGCGTGGGATCAGCGTGCCCGCCACCCTGGACTTCAAGACGACGGACGGGGCGGCCTGGTACAAGTTCACCGACGTCGACGGTGCCGAGCGGACCGCGCGGAGCAAGCACGTCGGACCGGTGGCCCGCGCCACGTACGACCCGGAGAACCCTGCCGACCAGCTCGCCGTCGAGATCTCGGGAATGAGGCACCTGTTCTGGGCCGGGATGTGGATCCTCGGTTCGCTGCTGCCGCTGGTCGGCGGCATCGCCTTCGCCCTGACCCCGTTCACGATCGACTGA